In one window of Holophagales bacterium DNA:
- a CDS encoding efflux RND transporter periplasmic adaptor subunit → MNRPSHRLAAALVVALPLLFAGCRRADDGTIRLNGRIEAPTVDLAPKVAGRVVEVKVREGDRVSQGDLLVLLDLGETSFSVERDRDALGSAEARLEDLKAGSRSQEVASAEADLADKRAVLDLARREVSRQEALMAKKVGIPRDLDRARTELARAQAMQKSSEQRLALAREGSRRFQTEQARSDVKRAQTVVKQSETVAREAEIRAPADGVVLHRMAEPGLLLGAGQPALTMAFAGRLYVRAFIPETKLGRVKQGMPAQVSVDAFPGRLFPAHVTEISPDAEFTPKPVETREERVNLVYAAKIDLDAGWAEPLVPGQPAEVTITGTASDAVPESTKPRAVPSASLR, encoded by the coding sequence ATGAACCGCCCGTCCCACCGCCTCGCCGCGGCCCTCGTCGTCGCCCTGCCGCTCCTCTTCGCCGGCTGCCGGAGGGCCGACGACGGCACGATCCGGCTCAACGGCCGCATCGAGGCCCCCACGGTCGATCTCGCGCCGAAGGTCGCGGGGCGCGTCGTCGAGGTGAAGGTTCGCGAGGGAGACCGCGTGAGCCAGGGAGATCTCCTCGTCCTGCTCGACCTCGGCGAGACCTCTTTCTCCGTCGAGAGAGACCGCGACGCCCTCGGCTCGGCCGAGGCGCGCCTCGAGGATCTGAAGGCGGGCAGCCGCAGCCAGGAAGTCGCATCCGCCGAGGCGGACCTCGCCGACAAGCGGGCCGTTCTCGACCTGGCCCGCAGGGAGGTCTCGCGCCAGGAGGCCCTGATGGCGAAGAAGGTCGGCATCCCCCGCGACCTCGACCGCGCCAGGACCGAGCTCGCACGCGCACAGGCCATGCAGAAATCAAGCGAGCAGCGGCTCGCGCTCGCCCGGGAGGGTTCCCGCCGCTTCCAGACGGAGCAGGCCCGCTCCGACGTGAAGCGCGCGCAGACGGTCGTGAAGCAGTCCGAGACCGTGGCGCGCGAGGCCGAGATCCGCGCCCCGGCCGACGGCGTCGTCCTCCACCGGATGGCCGAGCCGGGTCTCCTCCTCGGGGCCGGACAGCCCGCCCTGACGATGGCGTTCGCCGGCAGGCTCTACGTCCGCGCGTTCATCCCCGAGACGAAGCTCGGCCGCGTGAAGCAGGGAATGCCCGCCCAGGTCTCCGTCGACGCGTTCCCCGGAAGGCTCTTCCCCGCTCACGTCACTGAGATTTCTCCCGACGCCGAGTTCACGCCGAAGCCGGTCGAGACGCGCGAGGAGCGCGTGAACCTCGTCTACGCCGCGAAGATCGACCTCGACGCGGGCTGGGCCGAGCCCCTCGTCCCCGGGCAGCCCGCGGAGGTGACGATCACGGGAACCGCAAGCGACGCCGTACCGGAGTCGACGAAACCGCGCGCCGTCCCATCGGCGTCGCTGCGCTGA
- a CDS encoding ABC transporter ATP-binding protein, producing the protein MAAVIEARGLVKSFGAHPALRGVDLDVARGELFALIGPDGAGKTTFFRLVAGLITPTKGTVRRDPAATFGLVPQRFSLYEDLTVDENLDLRARLYSVPTPEARLRSAQLLERVGMSPYGRRLAGALSGGMKQKLALVSALLTRPDLLLLDEPTTGVDPVSRREFWQVLNELHHGGLTILVSTPYMDEAEYATRLAFLDDGRLLAPGTRDEILARYPRPLLEILSSDRVAVRTRLSTVPSADDISLFGTRLHVRGAEGSGPDLIDAVRSALAGLVPPDSVRPVDPTLEDAFVLAAERDELVA; encoded by the coding sequence ATGGCTGCCGTGATCGAAGCCCGCGGCCTCGTGAAGAGCTTCGGGGCGCACCCCGCGCTCCGCGGCGTCGACCTCGACGTCGCGAGGGGGGAGCTCTTCGCCCTCATCGGCCCCGACGGTGCCGGCAAGACGACGTTCTTCCGCCTCGTCGCCGGACTGATCACCCCGACGAAGGGGACGGTCCGCCGCGACCCGGCGGCGACGTTCGGCCTCGTCCCGCAGCGGTTCTCCCTCTACGAGGACCTCACCGTCGACGAGAACCTCGACCTGAGGGCCCGGCTCTACTCGGTGCCCACCCCCGAGGCCCGCCTCCGCTCCGCCCAGCTCCTCGAGCGCGTCGGCATGAGCCCGTACGGACGCCGCCTCGCGGGGGCGCTCTCCGGCGGAATGAAGCAGAAGCTCGCGCTCGTCTCCGCCCTCCTCACCCGGCCCGATCTCCTCCTCCTCGACGAGCCGACGACCGGGGTCGACCCGGTGTCGCGCCGGGAGTTCTGGCAGGTCCTCAACGAGCTGCACCACGGCGGGCTCACGATCCTCGTCTCCACGCCGTACATGGACGAGGCCGAGTACGCGACCCGCCTCGCGTTCCTCGACGACGGGCGCCTCCTCGCCCCCGGAACGCGCGACGAGATCCTCGCCAGATACCCCAGGCCGCTCCTCGAGATCCTCTCCTCCGACCGGGTCGCCGTGAGGACGCGCCTCTCGACGGTCCCGTCCGCCGACGACATCTCTCTCTTCGGAACCCGGCTCCACGTGCGCGGCGCAGAGGGCTCCGGGCCCGACCTCATCGACGCCGTCCGCTCGGCCCTGGCCGGACTCGTTCCGCCCGACAGCGTGAGGCCGGTCGA